The Calditerrivibrio sp. DNA window CATACGTGGATGTGGTGACTTCACCAGCTACTATGCAAAGACCTGTGGTAACAAGGGTTTCAACAGCTACTCTACTGTTGGGATCATCTGCAAGCATTGCATCTAAAATAGCATCCGAAATCTGGTCTGCTATTTTGTCGGGATGTCCTTCAGTTACAGATTCAGAGGTGAATACATATTTTTTGTCTTTCATCAGTTACTCCTTTTTTTATGTTCTGATATTATTTGCTCCATTCTGTCTTTGCCCCTCAGCTTTCTTATTTTTATCTCCTTCATTTTAACTTGAACTTCGGGTGGAAAATACTTTAAACTGCACAATGCCTCTAAGTCCTGCTCAAGCTGAATATGCTCATCAAACAACATTCTGAACTCTTCATTATTATTGTAAAGCTCCTCAATTAACTCTGATTCATACTTTATCATAGTCCACCTCGCAAAATAGATTCATTGTATATGCATCCTTGTTCATACCATAAAAATTTTTCCTAATACCTGAAATATTAAAGCCCAAAGACTTATATAGATGAATTGCTGGGGTATTGTCAATACGAACATCAAGATAGCATACAAGGGGTTTTTTAGATCGTCTGATCATAACATTCATAAGTTTTCTTGCTATACCTCTATTTTGATGATTTCTGTTTACTGCTATATTTACTACTTCAATTTCGTTCACCATCTTCTCTGTGTTGAATAACTCCCAATATATCAAATAACCCAAAGGTATACCTTTTTCCTCATAAACCAAAAACCTGCTGACACTGTTTTCTAACTCTTTTTCAAAGTTTTCAAGGTTCCATGGTTTTTCATAAACATCTTTTTCTATCTCTATAATA harbors:
- the rimI gene encoding ribosomal protein S18-alanine N-acetyltransferase, whose protein sequence is MIRNAVRKDLDYIIEIEKDVYEKPWNLENFEKELENSVSRFLVYEEKGIPLGYLIYWELFNTEKMVNEIEVVNIAVNRNHQNRGIARKLMNVMIRRSKKPLVCYLDVRIDNTPAIHLYKSLGFNISGIRKNFYGMNKDAYTMNLFCEVDYDKV
- a CDS encoding DUF465 domain-containing protein is translated as MIKYESELIEELYNNNEEFRMLFDEHIQLEQDLEALCSLKYFPPEVQVKMKEIKIRKLRGKDRMEQIISEHKKRSN